The Bacteroidota bacterium genome includes a window with the following:
- a CDS encoding DUF6577 family protein, with product MAKDKLHIEKFKTFFKDKESFKTKDIAFFFKGYEPNISQTTINWRIYTLVKQGILNRIGKGIFTLGAMNSFIPEISSKEKSLTKKINKEFPYLEFCIWNSSILNEFTLHQASQFYQFIEVERDATQAIFLYLKEKKYSVFLEPTKDVFEKYITENNNLIIVKTLITEAPTQNVDGINTSSLEKILVDIFCDKIIFSAYQGNEMQTIYKEAFSKYSINKSKLLRYADRRGKKEELKKYINTNLRQQN from the coding sequence ATCGCTAAAGACAAATTACATATCGAAAAATTTAAAACATTTTTTAAAGACAAAGAAAGCTTTAAAACAAAGGATATTGCTTTCTTCTTTAAAGGGTATGAGCCCAATATTAGTCAAACAACTATTAATTGGCGGATATACACATTAGTAAAGCAAGGTATTCTTAATCGAATTGGAAAAGGAATATTTACTCTTGGTGCAATGAATTCCTTTATACCTGAAATTTCTTCAAAAGAAAAATCTTTAACCAAAAAAATAAATAAGGAATTTCCTTATTTAGAATTTTGTATTTGGAATTCTTCTATTCTAAATGAATTTACATTACATCAAGCTAGTCAATTCTATCAATTTATAGAAGTTGAGAGAGATGCGACACAAGCCATATTTCTTTATTTAAAAGAAAAAAAATATTCAGTCTTTTTAGAGCCCACAAAAGATGTTTTTGAGAAATACATAACTGAGAACAATAATTTAATAATTGTAAAAACACTAATAACTGAAGCTCCTACACAAAATGTAGATGGAATAAACACTTCTTCTTTAGAAAAAATATTAGTAGATATTTTTTGTGATAAAATTATCTTTTCCGCATATCAAGGTAATGAAATGCAAACCATTTATAAGGAAGCTTTTTCAAAATACTCTATTAATAAAAGTAAGTTGTTAAGATATGCTGACAGGAGAGGAAAAAAGGAAGAACTAAAAAAATACATTAATACTAATTTACGGCAACAAAATTAA